The proteins below are encoded in one region of Pleuronectes platessa chromosome 12, fPlePla1.1, whole genome shotgun sequence:
- the LOC128453794 gene encoding sterile alpha motif domain-containing protein 3-like, translated as MAAEPSEMILRVIEADRVIKLKLSSRPSSVDQLINILKHKLELDNDFSLHYEDPDFDGKLTSLVDINELPQKAVVHISLSNDSSSVASAETLSDMSTPERLSRWPSGPFPIPSFSFVVEVMLTEGNREFEKNGTPLRLARDQKHDILEQLASTIYGFKAYPSDKELAKAAEALVAKHPCLKEAGSDTGWNGWKNSIKFKMGNYRTKMRRVGCKEVTVNAGKRSRRNPDNEPSHTNIKRPKRAEVNFLPNFPQGEDSSSLEHLRDLIVEEVKKTERNLPLISKMMQTTFALRRQTIVMSCPPVKQLLDLWPALRMQSEVFAEFQRITNQNLSNTFYAELDRHTPRLMALFRQKASRTGKNADALADIFKVHDEQVLHDIHSRRTTVLHALPVYLREDTSGFFQTCVDGLDEPGFGDASVALLTTISDNSMSRVHYQPEKISVVLEGEVVATLPRLADAFLVMFGLTYALNLSYPKGLTNTFEFAQKILLGLEECKLSPRLQSLKNDLMGHV; from the exons ATGGCAGCTGAACCTTCAGAAATGATCCTCCGTGTCATTGAGGCAGACCGTGttataaaattaaaactcagctCCCGGCCTAGCTCTGTTGACCAACTAATCAACATTTTGAAACACAAACTAGAATTGGACAATGACTTTAGCTTACACTATgaagatccagattttgatgggAAACTCACTTCACTAGTGGACATTAACGAGTTGCCACAAAAAGCTGTTGTGCATATTTCCCTTTCAAATGATTCCAGCTCTGTTGCATCAGCTGAAACACTCTCAGACATGTCAACACCGGAACGTCTTAGCAGATGGCCTTCAGGTCCTTTTCCGATTccatcattttcatttgttgttgAGGTAATGCTTACAGAAGGCAATAGGGAATTTGAGAAAAATGGAACCCCTCTTCGGCTGGCTAGAGACCAAAAGCATGACATTCTTGAGCAACTTGCTTCTACGATATATGGTTTTAAGGCTTACCCAAGTGACAAAGAGTTAGCTAAGGCAGCTGAAGCTCTTGTGGCCAAACATCCATGTTTGAAGGAAGCAGGATCTGACACTGGATGGAATGGCTGGAAAAACAGCATCAAGTTTAAAATGGGTAACTACAGGACCAAGATGAGAAGGGTCGGCTGTAAAGAGGTCACCGTAaatgctggaaaaagaagccgaAGAAACCCTGACAATGAACCTTCACACACTAACATCAAAAGACCCAAGCGGGCAGAAGTTAACTTTCTGCCAAACTTTCCCCAAGGAGAAGATTCCTCAAGTCTCGAACATTTGAGGGATCTTATTGTTGAAGAAGTAAAGAAGACTGAAAGAAACCTTCCTCTCATTAGTAAGATGATGCAGACCACATTCGCCTTGCGGCGACAGACAATAGTGATGTCCTGCCCACCAGTGAAACAGCTCTTGGACCTGTGGCCTGCTCTTCGCATGCAGTCTGAG GTGTTTGCAGAGTTCCAGCGGATAACTAACCAGAACCTGTCTAACACATTCTATGCCGAACTTGATCGCCACACTCCTCGTTTGATGGCTTTATTCCGACAAAAGGCTTCTAGAACTGGAAAGAATGCAGATGCTTTGGCTGACATTTTCAAAGTCCATGATGAACag GTATTACATGATATCCACTCAAGGCGTACCACTGTTCTCCATGCCCTTCCTGTGTATCTGCGTGAAGATACCTCCGGATTTTTCCAAACATGTGTG GATGGTTTGGATGAGCCAGGTTTTGGGGATGCGTCAGTTGCTCTCCTTACAACAATCAGCGACAATTCAATGAGTCGAGTTCACTACCAACCAGAGAAAATCTCAGTTGTCCTAGAGGGTGAAGTGGTGGCCACCCTCCCGAGACTCGCTGATGCCTTTCTGGTAATGTTCGGCCTTACCTATGCACTAAATCTCAGCTATCCCAAAGGACTGACCAACACCTTTGAATTTGCTCAGAAAATTTTACTTGGTCTGGAAGAATGTAAATTGTCACCCAGACTGCAGTCGCTGAAGAATGACTTGATGGGACATGTGTAG
- the LOC128453795 gene encoding uncharacterized protein LOC128453795 codes for MTWNCKLCSANFTTRTQLFKHCRLRHSHFSRVSPLPCLYDDCMCTFLTLSALGTHLSRYHIPEHRTSAGQSQEPVTFRCPLCTYQHPFSESVLLSHIRSHLKKHEMVLCPYKDCNYSTNVYSSFNSHKSRVHRANLASDFRNDIVSEHTQNPQSTSSEVTCDLNEECPGNSTDIQDEEQHDSFELKNQLKLNLASLFLKMQAILHVSNTATQEIVDNLNQIFSLSQPLIKGAVSDILERHGHNITDSTLNEVVSAVMDSNVVYSSTSKGAELSSSKRRKTFVEHSYPMVIPVEYHLEASGHTIMYVPILQMIQELFKNTDILKKIQEPNSEPGHYVSYRDGSHFHENMLLSKEELNIAIQLYIDDLEIANPLGTSRKIYKICALYWVIANLPPKYRSAMHTIQLAVLAKVTDLKKYGYAAILAPFMRDVHILEQDGVFIESLGQNVKGTIFCVSADNLGAHGLGGFIESFKAEYVCRFCMATKHLRSYELSATHCLSIHQQSDFNDSVPLSAYQIEGLLLLTPKRFLQVRQN; via the exons ATGACTTGGAACTGTAAGTTGTGTTCAGCTAATTTCACCACCAGGACACAATTATTTAAACATTGTAGACTGAGGCATAGCCACTTTTCAAGAGTTAGCCCACTACCATGCCTCTATGATGATTGCATGTGCACATTTCTAACACTTAGTGCACTGGGAACTCATTTGTCAAGATACCATATTCCAGAACATAGAACCAGTGCAGGGCAGAGTCAGGAACCTGTAACATTCAGGTGCCCTTTATGCACATATCAGCACCCTTTTTCTGAGTCTGTACTCCTCAGTCACATAAGATCACACTTAAAAAAACACGAAATGGTACTCTGCCCATACAAAGACTGTAACTATAGCACAAATGTGTACTCTTCATTCAACTCTCATAAAAGCAGAGTGCATCGAGCAAATCTTGCATCAGACTTTCGCAATGACATTGTCTCTGAGCATACGCAGAATCCTCAGTCCACTAGCTCCGAGGTCACTTGTGACTTGAATGAGGAGTGTCCAGGTAATAGCACTGACATacaggatgaagagcagcatgATAGCTTTGAACTAAAAAATCAGCTCAAACTTAATTTAGCGTCTCTATTTTTAAAGATGCAGGCTATCCTTCATGTGtcaaacacagccacacaggAAATAGTGGACAACCTGAATCAGATCTTCTCTTTATCCCAGCCATTGATCAAGGGGGCAGTTAGTGATATATTGGAGAGACATGGTCACAATATCACAGATTCCACACTCAATGAAGTTGTCAGTGCGGTCATGGACTCTAATGTTGTATATAGTAGTACCTCCAAAGGTGCAGAGCTGTCCTCTTCCAAGCGAAGAAAGACATTTGTCGAGCACAGCTATCCAATGGTCATCCCGGTAGAGTACCATTTAGAAGCATCTGGTCATACCATCATGTATGTTCCAATCCTTCAAATGATTCAGGAgttgtttaaaaacacagatattCTCAAGAAGATTCAAGAACCTAATTCTGAGCCTGGTCATTATGTGTCATATCGTGATGGCTCTCATTTCCATGAAAATATGTTACTCTCAAAAGAAGAACTAAACATAGCAATCCAGCTATATATTGATGACCTTGAAATTGCTAACCCTCTTGGCACATCACGaaaaatttacaaaatttgTGCATTATACTGGGTCATTGCCAATCTGCCGCCCAAATACAGATCAGCAATGCACACTATACAACTGGCTGTGCTTGCTAAAGTAACGGACCTCAAGAAGTATGGGTATGCAGCTATACTTGCTCCATTTATGCGAGATGTTCACATTCTTGAACAAGATGGTGTGTTCATTGAATCGTTAGGTCAAAATGTGAAAGGCACCatcttttgtgtttctgctgacaATCTGGGTGCTCATGGATTAGGTGGCTTTATAGAGTCATTCAAAGCAGAGTATGTTTGCAGATTCTGTATGGCCACAA AACATCTTCGGTCTTATGAGCTTTCAGCCACACATTGCCTGTCCATCCACCAGCAATCTGATTTCAATGATTCTGTCCCACTCTCTGCATACCAAATAGAAGGATTGCTGCTGTTGACTCCGAAGAGGTTCCTACAAGTGAGACAGAATTGA